A genomic region of Ignavibacteria bacterium contains the following coding sequences:
- a CDS encoding SRPBCC domain-containing protein: protein MELIINKKIHTSPEKIFDAFTNPDILNKWFTSNAKVDLRVNGNYSNGDGDTGKYFEIIPNSKLVFSWENKNHCPGSLITVDILQTNDNCDVKLTHSELKSSEDIEHMKSGWDWAMNNLKTFLEENKVITYEEWQKNNI, encoded by the coding sequence ATGGAACTAATCATAAATAAAAAAATCCATACTTCCCCCGAGAAAATTTTTGATGCTTTTACAAACCCCGATATACTAAATAAATGGTTCACCTCTAATGCTAAGGTAGATTTGCGTGTTAACGGTAATTATTCCAATGGCGACGGCGATACGGGCAAGTATTTTGAGATTATACCAAATTCAAAACTTGTATTCAGCTGGGAGAATAAAAATCATTGTCCGGGTTCACTCATAACAGTTGACATACTTCAAACAAATGATAACTGTGATGTCAAACTTACTCACAGCGAGCTTAAATCCAGTGAAGATATTGAACATATGAAGTCAGGGTGGGATTGGGCAATGAATAATTTGAAAACCTTCCTTGAAGAGAACAAAGTCATAACTTATGAAGAATGGCAAAAGAATAATATTTAA
- a CDS encoding aryl-sulfate sulfotransferase — translation MNSKFTILLFAFTLIFLKNIFGNEIVYVSPVNEAEYVMPMSNIIVTFKDTIEFDHSLLKIKLHANSLGDLNGSLIFASDKKTVIFDPQLTFLVNDTVTVKIFLNENGSDKLLKDFKFYCVKDVIPIHNRIKILKQIRESDYSAISNFQNIPKADTLPVGFPFINVLTNINPSEGYIFTANIPRNRDYKPYLMIIDNSGVPVFYREMPNTCFDFKIHDNGLMSYFLDGADKYYIMDSTYTVIDSVETQFGYESDNHELLFLENGNVLLFSYDVQAVDMSQIVPGGPEGSSVIGVIIQEIDPDKNVVFQWRSWDNFEITDADNINLFTSKIDFCHANAIEIDYDDNILISSRNMSEITKINRRTGEIMWRLGGKNNEFTFLNDPIGFRYQHAIRKTPTGTYTLFDNGNLHSPPFTRVVEYRLDQVNKTAELVWEYKENPPSFSPAMGYAERLENGNTTINWGLSSKGYVEVTPDKQKVFEFELEQPNWMYRAMRRSLNKSNGNETPGSYVITNNYPNPFNSGTTIFVSLTKTSNVSLKIYNILGQKVATLLNNITQNQGNHRIPFDATGFSSGMYFYQLTVDGVNYSHKMVLKK, via the coding sequence ATGAATTCAAAATTTACTATTTTGCTTTTCGCTTTCACCTTAATTTTTCTGAAAAATATTTTTGGAAATGAAATTGTTTATGTTTCGCCGGTTAACGAAGCTGAATATGTTATGCCTATGTCTAATATTATTGTAACTTTTAAAGATACAATAGAATTTGACCATAGTCTTTTAAAAATTAAGTTACATGCCAACTCGTTAGGAGATTTAAACGGTAGTTTAATTTTTGCGAGCGATAAAAAGACTGTTATTTTTGACCCTCAGCTAACTTTTTTAGTTAATGATACTGTAACTGTAAAAATTTTTTTAAATGAAAACGGAAGTGATAAGTTATTAAAAGATTTTAAGTTTTACTGTGTCAAGGATGTAATCCCAATTCACAATAGAATCAAAATTCTGAAGCAAATAAGAGAGTCTGATTATTCAGCTATTTCTAACTTCCAAAATATTCCAAAAGCGGATACTTTGCCCGTTGGTTTCCCCTTCATTAATGTTTTAACAAATATAAATCCATCAGAAGGATATATTTTTACAGCGAATATCCCACGAAACAGGGACTATAAACCATACTTAATGATTATTGATAATTCAGGTGTTCCTGTCTTTTATCGCGAAATGCCAAACACTTGTTTCGATTTTAAGATACACGATAATGGATTAATGTCATATTTTTTAGATGGCGCAGATAAATATTATATTATGGATTCCACCTACACTGTAATAGATAGTGTTGAAACACAATTTGGATACGAATCTGACAATCATGAATTGCTTTTTTTAGAAAACGGGAATGTATTACTTTTCAGTTATGATGTTCAGGCGGTCGATATGAGCCAGATAGTGCCGGGCGGTCCTGAGGGGTCATCGGTTATTGGTGTAATTATTCAAGAAATAGATCCGGATAAAAATGTTGTGTTTCAGTGGAGGAGCTGGGATAATTTTGAAATTACGGATGCTGATAATATAAATTTATTTACATCCAAAATTGATTTCTGTCACGCAAATGCAATTGAAATAGATTATGATGATAATATATTAATATCAAGCCGGAATATGTCGGAGATAACAAAAATAAACCGGCGGACTGGTGAGATTATGTGGAGATTAGGAGGTAAAAATAACGAGTTCACTTTTCTTAATGACCCAATCGGTTTCAGATATCAGCATGCGATAAGAAAAACTCCGACAGGAACATACACATTGTTCGATAATGGAAACCTTCATAGTCCACCGTTCACAAGAGTTGTAGAATACAGATTAGACCAGGTGAATAAAACTGCCGAACTCGTTTGGGAATACAAAGAGAATCCGCCTTCGTTTTCACCAGCAATGGGCTATGCAGAAAGATTAGAAAATGGCAATACAACGATTAATTGGGGATTGTCAAGCAAAGGTTATGTTGAAGTTACTCCTGATAAACAAAAAGTCTTTGAGTTTGAACTTGAACAGCCGAACTGGATGTATAGGGCAATGAGAAGAAGTTTAAATAAATCTAACGGTAATGAAACGCCCGGCAGTTATGTAATCACAAATAATTATCCTAATCCATTCAACAGCGGAACTACTATTTTTGTGTCACTAACTAAAACATCGAATGTTAGTTTAAAAATATATAATATTCTGGGACAGAAAGTTGCAACTTTATTAAATAATATAACGCAAAATCAAGGTAATCACAGAATTCCTTTTGATGCAACAGGATTTTCATCTGGTATGTATTTTTATCAACTTACTGTAGATGGTGTAAACTATTCTCACAAAATGGTTCTCAAAAAATAA
- a CDS encoding tetratricopeptide repeat-containing sensor histidine kinase, which produces MKAEKNPQIRKITKYLLQARKFYPSDREKFLNFTEKVNNLLKDVNYPKGKADYYMLVGRTMRDTGNTKTAEKNFLRAKNIYTKIGDKVGIADVYFNLSMNNVMQGNHEKALEASNNAVKMYEKLGQTKELCLTVINMAYIYKRLGDPATGLSIILDVIDKYNLQDNAFLKQIAYVSISDMYIEMEMNEEAFKYLNECRNLKSEQFTEYHRNKFNIKIANALLQRKEYKKALAIYHKILNYDKKTGFKLAMANTYNDIGIVYDGMKNYSHALKYFLHAYKISSGIKDDYNLANIILNIAHIYSHEGKNDEAIEKLNEALKLTKNTGAQAQTAKCYLMLYELYKRKKDIPKAFVYLEKHIEIQEKKYVEETKQLSDNLQKVYMFKLSAREAEILKDKNEKLNEALQKVEAQNKELDVLNKEKSEILRIVAHDIKNPSNNITGLANVLIEEGKSIDTDEYNELLENIVNCSSQIEGIITNILKSSLLEDAKLTPVLKKINITKLIQDTIELNRNKAEQKSIKILFKENKPVYLKTDKTFFQQITDNLISNAIKFSEAGKLITVQIKNNGTSFILKVKDEGPGILPQEMNMLFDKYSRLSSKPTHGESSTGLGLSIVKKLVNILGGEIWCESKYGQGSEFIVRLNH; this is translated from the coding sequence ATGAAAGCTGAAAAAAACCCGCAAATCCGGAAAATAACCAAGTATTTACTTCAAGCGAGAAAGTTTTATCCCTCCGACAGAGAAAAATTTTTAAACTTTACTGAAAAAGTAAATAATCTTTTAAAAGATGTAAATTATCCCAAAGGAAAAGCTGACTATTATATGTTAGTCGGAAGAACCATGCGTGATACGGGTAATACTAAAACTGCGGAGAAAAATTTTTTAAGAGCTAAAAATATTTATACAAAAATCGGAGATAAAGTTGGTATAGCTGATGTTTATTTTAATCTTTCGATGAACAATGTAATGCAAGGCAATCATGAAAAAGCATTGGAAGCATCAAATAATGCCGTTAAGATGTATGAAAAGCTGGGGCAGACAAAAGAGCTTTGCCTTACCGTAATTAATATGGCATACATATATAAAAGATTAGGCGACCCTGCTACGGGTCTTTCAATTATTCTCGATGTAATTGATAAATATAACCTTCAGGACAACGCCTTTTTAAAGCAAATTGCATATGTCTCCATATCGGATATGTATATTGAAATGGAAATGAACGAAGAGGCTTTTAAATATCTGAATGAATGCAGAAATTTAAAGTCTGAACAGTTTACAGAATACCATAGAAACAAATTTAATATAAAAATCGCAAATGCGCTTCTGCAAAGGAAAGAATATAAAAAAGCATTAGCAATCTATCATAAAATATTAAACTATGATAAAAAGACCGGATTTAAGCTTGCAATGGCAAATACATATAATGACATTGGGATAGTCTATGATGGAATGAAGAATTATTCACATGCGCTAAAATATTTTTTACACGCATATAAAATATCTTCGGGCATCAAAGATGATTATAATCTTGCAAACATAATTCTTAACATTGCACATATTTATTCCCACGAAGGAAAAAATGATGAAGCGATTGAGAAACTAAATGAAGCTCTCAAGCTTACAAAAAATACCGGCGCGCAGGCACAAACCGCAAAATGTTATCTTATGCTATACGAATTATATAAGAGGAAAAAAGATATTCCCAAGGCATTTGTATATCTTGAGAAACATATTGAAATACAGGAAAAAAAGTATGTTGAGGAAACAAAACAACTATCGGATAATCTTCAGAAAGTTTATATGTTTAAATTAAGTGCGCGTGAAGCAGAGATTTTGAAAGATAAAAATGAAAAACTTAATGAAGCCCTGCAAAAAGTTGAAGCCCAGAATAAAGAATTGGATGTTCTCAATAAAGAAAAAAGTGAAATACTTAGAATAGTTGCGCATGATATAAAAAACCCTTCCAACAACATAACGGGTTTGGCAAATGTTTTGATTGAGGAAGGAAAAAGCATTGATACAGATGAATATAACGAACTGCTTGAAAACATAGTTAATTGTTCATCCCAGATAGAAGGAATTATTACAAATATTTTAAAGTCAAGCTTGCTTGAAGATGCTAAACTTACGCCTGTATTAAAAAAGATTAATATTACAAAACTTATTCAAGATACAATTGAATTAAATAGAAACAAAGCTGAACAAAAATCTATAAAAATTTTATTTAAAGAAAACAAGCCCGTATACTTAAAAACAGATAAGACATTTTTTCAACAAATAACTGATAATCTTATATCAAATGCAATAAAATTTTCCGAAGCTGGAAAATTAATTACAGTTCAAATTAAAAATAACGGAACTTCGTTTATTCTGAAAGTAAAAGATGAAGGACCGGGGATTTTACCCCAAGAAATGAATATGCTCTTTGATAAATATTCAAGACTAAGCTCAAAACCTACACACGGTGAATCGTCAACCGGTCTTGGTCTTTCAATTGTTAAGAAACTTGTCAATATACTCGGAGGTGAAATTTGGTGTGAGAGTAAGTATGGACAAGGTTCTGAATTTATAGTCCGTTTAAATCATTAA
- a CDS encoding T9SS type A sorting domain-containing protein yields the protein MKKLILIFLLFVSVSIQAQTKIFWTDGSSGEIESGNVDGTGQANVISGVSACFAAAVDSIANQLYWTDFISHTITRINLTSHVTTVLIDGIDGIVAPRGIALDVTGSRMFWVDNSTKKLQRSTLNGTSITDLITTGLVSPGYVAYDPVGNKVYFSDNGVGMKKIMRCNPDGSSLEDVVTGLSQVWGIAFNSDDNCIYWIDSGIDKIQKGVVSSLPVTKQDVITGLTGNIRGLVIDAVADLMYWSDVTAGNLKKASVSGGAVTSLFSGIAYPQGIAIDWDSALPIELMAFSSSVIKNEVILDWSTSFELNNSGFDIERTLSPKEQWTKIGFIEGHGTSNEQHYYSFIDRNLPSNTYKYRLKQIDFNGNYQYYDLQNEIIIEKPKTFSLAQNYPNPFNPSTRINYELTDDGKVNLVIFDITGRQVAQLVNENQIAGYYNLEFNAKNLSSGIYYYQINFVGTANSFQKTMKMMIVK from the coding sequence ATGAAAAAACTAATATTGATTTTCTTATTGTTTGTATCTGTATCGATTCAGGCACAAACAAAAATATTCTGGACTGACGGAAGCTCGGGAGAGATTGAAAGCGGAAATGTCGATGGTACCGGACAGGCAAATGTTATATCCGGTGTTTCAGCATGTTTTGCTGCTGCTGTTGATTCAATTGCGAATCAGTTATACTGGACTGATTTTATTTCACATACGATTACAAGAATAAATTTGACTTCTCATGTAACAACGGTTCTTATTGATGGAATTGATGGAATTGTTGCTCCCAGAGGAATTGCTCTGGATGTTACAGGCAGCCGTATGTTCTGGGTGGATAATTCAACAAAAAAACTTCAAAGGTCAACTCTTAACGGAACATCCATAACCGATTTAATCACAACCGGGCTTGTTTCTCCCGGTTATGTAGCTTATGACCCTGTTGGCAATAAGGTATATTTTTCGGATAACGGAGTTGGAATGAAAAAAATTATGAGATGCAATCCCGATGGTTCATCTCTGGAGGATGTTGTAACGGGGCTGAGCCAGGTTTGGGGCATAGCATTCAATTCCGACGATAATTGCATTTACTGGATTGATTCAGGAATAGATAAAATTCAAAAAGGTGTTGTTTCGTCGTTACCGGTAACAAAGCAGGATGTGATAACGGGATTAACGGGAAATATACGCGGACTTGTAATTGATGCGGTAGCAGATTTAATGTATTGGTCTGATGTTACTGCCGGCAATCTAAAAAAAGCATCAGTTTCCGGAGGCGCTGTTACATCTCTGTTTTCCGGAATTGCCTACCCTCAGGGAATTGCTATCGACTGGGATTCTGCCCTGCCGATTGAACTTATGGCTTTTTCGTCAAGCGTAATTAAGAATGAGGTTATACTCGACTGGTCAACAAGCTTTGAGTTGAATAATTCTGGTTTTGATATTGAAAGAACTCTTTCTCCAAAAGAGCAATGGACAAAAATCGGTTTTATAGAAGGACACGGAACATCAAATGAACAGCATTACTATTCTTTTATAGACAGGAATCTTCCGAGCAATACTTATAAATATCGTCTGAAACAAATTGATTTCAACGGTAACTATCAATATTACGATTTGCAGAACGAAATCATAATTGAAAAACCAAAAACTTTTTCTTTAGCACAAAATTATCCTAATCCATTTAATCCGTCAACAAGGATAAATTATGAACTGACTGATGACGGAAAGGTTAATCTCGTAATCTTTGATATAACTGGACGTCAGGTTGCACAGCTTGTGAATGAAAATCAAATTGCAGGATATTATAATTTAGAATTTAATGCAAAAAATTTATCCAGTGGTATTTATTATTATCAAATAAATTTCGTAGGAACAGCAAATTCATTTCAGAAGACAATGAAAATGATGATTGTAAAGTGA